Proteins encoded together in one Pseudomonas sp. ADAK13 window:
- the kdpB gene encoding potassium-transporting ATPase subunit KdpB, with protein MNMPAKNAAPVKTQEPAKTAISALWRPALVQAFVKLDPRQLQRSPVMLVVELTAILTTILCFVPEVAVPTYVSVQIAVWLWFTVLFANFAEALAEGRGKARADSLKAGSEGLSARRKEADGSFKVVPATSLRKGDVVRVAAGEMIPGDGEVIEGIAAVNEAAITGESAPVIRESGGDRSAVTGNTRLVSDWLMIRITANPGESTLDRMIALVEGAKRQKTPNEIALDILLIGLTLIFLLVVVTLQPFAHFANGNLPLVFLVALLVTLIPTTIGGLLSAIGIAGMDRLVRLNVIAKSGRAVEAAGDVHVLLLDKTGTITFGNRRCTNVIAAPGVSGKELAEGALLASLADDTAEGKSIVEYLRGMHPQAEPSTDELTSVPFSAETRLSGVDYQGRVFRKGAVDSLLAFIGLQRRDLQPALSREIEKIAQSGGTPLLVCADGKLLGAIHLKDVVKPGIRERFAELRKLGIRTVMVTGDNPLTAAAIAAEAGVDDVLAEATPEKKLARIRHEQNDGRLVAMCGDGANDAPALAQADVGMAMNDGTQAAREAANMVDLDSDPTKLLDVVQIGKELLVTRGALTTFSIANDVAKYFAILPALFASIYPQLGVLNVMHLQSPQSAILSAIVFNALIIVVLIPLALRGVRVQAASAAALLRRNLLIYGLGGIVVPFVGIKAIDMLLTALHLV; from the coding sequence ATGAATATGCCTGCAAAAAACGCGGCTCCCGTGAAAACCCAGGAGCCGGCCAAGACCGCAATCTCGGCCCTGTGGCGCCCGGCGCTGGTCCAGGCCTTCGTCAAGCTGGACCCACGCCAACTGCAACGCTCGCCGGTAATGCTGGTGGTCGAGCTGACGGCGATCCTCACCACAATCCTGTGCTTCGTGCCGGAGGTGGCCGTACCGACCTACGTCTCCGTACAAATCGCGGTGTGGCTGTGGTTCACCGTGCTGTTCGCCAACTTCGCCGAAGCCTTGGCTGAAGGTCGCGGCAAGGCCCGCGCCGACAGCCTCAAGGCCGGCAGCGAGGGCCTGAGTGCGCGCCGCAAGGAAGCCGATGGCAGCTTCAAGGTCGTGCCGGCCACCAGCCTGCGTAAAGGCGATGTGGTGCGTGTGGCCGCCGGGGAAATGATCCCGGGCGATGGCGAAGTCATCGAAGGTATTGCCGCGGTCAACGAAGCGGCCATCACCGGTGAGTCCGCCCCGGTGATCCGCGAATCCGGCGGCGACCGCTCGGCCGTCACCGGCAACACCCGCCTGGTCTCGGACTGGTTGATGATCCGCATTACCGCCAACCCGGGCGAGTCGACCCTGGACCGCATGATCGCCCTGGTGGAAGGCGCCAAACGTCAGAAAACCCCCAACGAAATCGCGCTGGACATCCTGCTGATCGGCCTGACGCTGATCTTCCTGCTGGTGGTCGTGACCCTGCAGCCGTTCGCCCACTTCGCCAATGGCAACCTGCCGCTGGTGTTCCTGGTGGCGCTGCTGGTCACCCTGATTCCGACCACCATCGGCGGCCTGTTGTCGGCCATCGGTATCGCCGGTATGGACCGCCTGGTGCGTCTCAACGTGATCGCCAAATCCGGTCGCGCGGTGGAAGCAGCGGGGGACGTGCACGTACTGTTGCTGGACAAGACCGGCACCATCACGTTCGGTAACCGTCGTTGCACCAACGTGATCGCCGCGCCCGGTGTCAGCGGCAAGGAGTTGGCCGAAGGCGCGCTGCTGGCGTCCCTGGCGGACGACACGGCCGAAGGCAAGTCCATCGTCGAATACCTGCGCGGCATGCACCCGCAAGCCGAGCCGTCGACGGATGAGCTGACCTCCGTACCGTTCAGCGCGGAAACCCGCCTGTCCGGCGTCGACTACCAGGGCCGCGTGTTCCGCAAAGGCGCGGTGGATTCGCTGCTGGCCTTCATTGGCCTGCAACGCCGCGACCTGCAACCGGCACTGTCCCGGGAAATCGAAAAGATCGCCCAGAGCGGCGGTACTCCATTGCTGGTGTGTGCCGACGGCAAGTTGCTCGGCGCGATTCACCTCAAGGACGTGGTCAAGCCCGGCATTCGCGAACGTTTCGCCGAGCTGCGCAAGCTGGGGATCCGCACCGTGATGGTGACCGGCGACAACCCGCTGACCGCTGCTGCGATTGCTGCTGAAGCCGGCGTGGATGACGTGCTGGCCGAAGCCACTCCAGAGAAAAAGCTGGCACGCATTCGTCACGAGCAGAACGACGGCCGCCTGGTTGCGATGTGCGGCGACGGTGCCAACGACGCCCCGGCGCTGGCCCAGGCGGACGTCGGCATGGCAATGAACGACGGCACCCAGGCCGCCCGCGAAGCCGCCAACATGGTCGACCTCGACAGCGACCCGACCAAGCTGCTGGACGTGGTGCAGATCGGCAAGGAATTGCTGGTGACCCGAGGCGCGCTGACCACCTTTTCCATCGCCAACGACGTGGCCAAGTACTTCGCGATCCTGCCGGCGCTGTTCGCCTCGATCTACCCGCAACTGGGTGTGCTCAACGTGATGCATCTGCAAAGCCCGCAGAGCGCGATCCTTTCGGCCATCGTGTTCAACGCACTGATCATCGTGGTGCTGATCCCGCTGGCACTGCGCGGTGTGCGTGTGCAGGCGGCGAGTGCGGCGGCGTTGCTGCGTCGCAACCTGCTGATCTACGGCCTGGGCGGGATTGTGGTGCCGTTTGTGGGCATCAAGGCGATCGACATGCTGCTGACCGCGCTGCACCTGGTTTGA
- the kdpC gene encoding potassium-transporting ATPase subunit KdpC, which produces MSNMIRPALSLLVLMSLITGVAYPLVVTGVAQVAFPDQANGSLVHDASGKVRGSSLIAQDFTGDGWFHPRPSAGAFATVSSSASNLGPSNPALATRVFDDANKLLVPGQGPVPMAMLTTSGSGLDPHLPPQAIAYQLARVAAARNLPVATLERLMDEHIESPLVGPPVVNVLALNMALEKL; this is translated from the coding sequence ATGTCCAACATGATCCGCCCGGCCCTGAGCCTGCTGGTGTTGATGTCCCTGATCACCGGCGTGGCCTATCCCCTGGTTGTCACCGGTGTCGCGCAAGTCGCTTTCCCCGACCAGGCCAACGGCAGCCTGGTACACGATGCCAGCGGCAAGGTGCGTGGTTCGAGCCTGATTGCCCAGGACTTCACCGGTGACGGCTGGTTCCACCCACGGCCATCTGCGGGTGCGTTTGCTACCGTTTCCAGCAGTGCCAGCAACCTCGGCCCAAGCAACCCGGCGCTGGCTACCCGGGTATTCGACGACGCCAACAAACTGCTGGTGCCAGGCCAGGGGCCGGTGCCCATGGCAATGCTGACTACCTCCGGCAGCGGTCTTGATCCACACTTGCCACCACAGGCAATTGCCTATCAACTGGCCCGGGTAGCCGCCGCGCGTAATCTGCCGGTGGCGACCCTGGAGCGTCTGATGGACGAGCACATCGAAAGCCCGCTGGTGGGGCCACCGGTGGTGAACGTTTTGGCGCTGAACATGGCCTTGGAAAAGTTGTAA
- a CDS encoding sensor histidine kinase, producing the protein MSDSGRADALLAELPRDGRGRLKVFLGAAPGVGKTYAMLQAAHTQMRQGVRLIAGVVETHGRAETEALLSGLPQQPLLRSEYRGVMLEEMDLDGLLAARPKLVLVDELAHSNAPGSRHEKRWQDIQELLSAGINVFTTVNVQHLESLNDQVRGITGVQVRETLPDWVLQEADELLLIDLPSRELLERLRDGKVYVPEQARAAIDAFFTQTNLMALRELAMQTAAAHVDDDLAQGYRQLGQAAPAVRGRLLVGVDGDAQAERLVRHASRVAQRRHLPWSLVHVDNGRVRDEQSRLRLQNAQQLAERLGGEVVLLRAGEVAKTLIQHAAERRASLILVGQSRPRWRRNLFGGGLAARLLRNARGLEINVLDSDEIPAPPRLPDVRGLVWFDYALAVVATVIAAAVAWGVASVLPLPNISLVFLAAVLLVAVRSSLGPALACAALSFLSYDFLFIPPNFSFAIQREEDVLTLLFFLLMAALTGNLAARQRRQLQALRDTQEETTELLDLSRKLTAATDRQAVISAAAHHLEGWSDLQLCLLNRDGQGDWKVETGGPITFTEAERAAADWAWQHDQPAGMGTGTLPFGRWWWWPLSSEEGPLGLLGVSPKAGLELSGQRRRLLTALSQPLAQALARAQLGQELEAARLHGETEQLRSALLASVSHDLRTPLTSMRGSIDSLLALGEAIPLEDRRELLEGTRDEAERLDRYIQNLLDMTRLGHGALKLARDWVSPGDIVGSSLGRLRAVLAPLQVTTDVPPELPLLYVHAALIEQALVNVLENAARFSPPQGRLKLSAGVVDNQLFFAVADEGPGIPEEERAKIFDMFYTAARGDRGGQGTGLGLAICQGMVGAHGGHISVADGIEGRGTCITLFLPLQAQPGLESEP; encoded by the coding sequence ATGAGCGACTCCGGCCGCGCCGATGCCCTGTTAGCCGAACTGCCACGGGACGGCCGCGGCCGGCTCAAAGTCTTCCTCGGCGCCGCTCCCGGCGTGGGCAAGACCTACGCCATGCTCCAGGCCGCCCACACTCAGATGCGCCAGGGCGTGCGACTGATTGCCGGCGTAGTGGAAACCCACGGCCGCGCCGAGACCGAAGCCTTGCTCAGCGGCCTGCCGCAACAGCCGCTGCTGCGCTCCGAATACCGTGGCGTGATGCTGGAGGAAATGGACCTCGACGGCCTGCTCGCCGCCAGGCCCAAACTGGTGCTGGTGGACGAGCTGGCCCACAGCAACGCCCCCGGCAGCCGTCACGAAAAACGCTGGCAAGACATTCAGGAATTGCTCTCTGCCGGCATCAACGTATTCACCACGGTCAACGTCCAGCACCTGGAAAGCCTCAACGACCAGGTACGCGGCATCACCGGCGTGCAAGTGCGTGAGACCTTGCCCGACTGGGTCCTGCAGGAAGCCGACGAGCTGCTGTTGATCGACCTGCCATCCCGCGAACTGCTGGAGCGTTTGCGCGACGGCAAGGTCTACGTGCCGGAACAGGCCCGCGCCGCCATCGACGCCTTCTTCACCCAGACCAACCTCATGGCCCTGCGCGAGCTGGCGATGCAAACCGCTGCGGCCCACGTCGACGACGACCTGGCCCAGGGTTACCGCCAACTGGGCCAGGCCGCGCCCGCCGTGCGCGGCCGGCTGCTGGTGGGCGTGGACGGCGATGCCCAGGCCGAACGCCTGGTGCGTCATGCCAGCCGTGTGGCCCAGCGTCGGCATTTGCCGTGGAGCCTGGTGCATGTGGATAACGGCCGGGTGCGGGATGAGCAGTCGCGCCTGCGCTTGCAAAACGCCCAGCAACTGGCCGAGCGCCTTGGCGGTGAAGTGGTGTTGCTGCGGGCGGGGGAGGTGGCGAAGACGCTGATCCAGCATGCGGCTGAACGGCGGGCCAGCTTGATTCTGGTGGGGCAATCGCGGCCGCGCTGGCGGCGTAATCTGTTTGGCGGCGGCTTGGCCGCGCGCCTGCTGCGTAATGCCCGGGGTCTGGAAATCAACGTCCTCGACAGCGACGAAATCCCGGCCCCGCCACGCCTGCCGGATGTGCGTGGGCTCGTGTGGTTTGACTATGCGCTGGCGGTGGTAGCGACCGTGATCGCGGCGGCCGTCGCCTGGGGTGTCGCCAGTGTGCTGCCGTTGCCGAACATCTCGCTGGTGTTCCTGGCCGCCGTGCTCCTGGTGGCGGTGCGCAGCAGTCTGGGCCCGGCGCTGGCATGTGCGGCGTTGTCTTTCCTGAGCTACGACTTCCTGTTTATCCCGCCGAATTTCTCTTTCGCGATCCAGCGTGAAGAGGACGTGCTGACGCTGTTGTTCTTCCTGCTGATGGCGGCGCTCACCGGCAACCTCGCCGCGCGCCAGCGCCGGCAGTTGCAGGCGTTGCGCGATACCCAGGAAGAAACCACCGAGCTGCTCGACCTGTCGCGCAAGCTCACCGCCGCCACGGATCGCCAGGCGGTGATCAGTGCCGCCGCGCACCATCTGGAAGGCTGGAGCGACCTGCAATTGTGCCTGCTTAACCGCGACGGGCAGGGCGACTGGAAGGTCGAGACCGGCGGCCCGATCACCTTCACCGAAGCCGAGCGCGCTGCCGCCGATTGGGCCTGGCAACATGATCAGCCGGCAGGCATGGGCACCGGCACCTTGCCGTTTGGTCGCTGGTGGTGGTGGCCGTTGTCCAGCGAGGAGGGGCCGTTGGGCCTGCTGGGTGTCAGCCCGAAAGCCGGTCTCGAATTGAGCGGCCAACGCCGTCGCCTGCTCACCGCCTTGAGCCAGCCATTGGCCCAGGCCCTGGCCCGTGCGCAACTCGGCCAGGAACTGGAAGCGGCGCGCCTGCATGGCGAAACCGAGCAATTACGCAGCGCGTTGCTGGCCTCGGTGTCCCATGATTTACGCACGCCGCTGACCTCCATGCGCGGCAGCATCGACAGCCTGCTGGCCCTCGGTGAGGCGATTCCCCTGGAGGATCGCCGGGAGTTGCTGGAAGGCACCCGCGATGAAGCCGAGCGCCTCGACCGCTACATCCAGAACCTGCTGGACATGACCCGCCTGGGCCACGGCGCCCTGAAGCTGGCGCGGGATTGGGTTTCTCCCGGTGATATCGTCGGCAGTTCCCTGGGCCGCTTGCGCGCGGTATTGGCGCCGCTGCAAGTGACCACCGACGTGCCGCCCGAGCTGCCACTGCTCTACGTGCATGCGGCCTTGATCGAGCAGGCGCTGGTCAACGTATTGGAAAACGCCGCACGCTTCTCGCCGCCCCAAGGTCGCTTGAAGCTCAGCGCGGGCGTGGTGGATAACCAATTGTTTTTTGCCGTCGCCGATGAAGGCCCGGGCATTCCCGAGGAGGAGCGTGCGAAGATTTTCGACATGTTCTACACCGCCGCCAGAGGTGATCGTGGCGGGCAGGGCACCGGGCTCGGTCTGGCGATCTGCCAGGGCATGGTCGGTGCCCACGGCGGGCATATCAGCGTGGCCGACGGCATTGAAGGCCGCGGCACCTGCATCACTTTATTCCTGCCATTGCAGGCCCAGCCTGGCCTGGAAAGCGAACCTTGA
- a CDS encoding response regulator produces the protein MSQTATILVIDDEPQIRKFLRISLASQGYKVIEAGTGNEGLAQAALSKPDLLVLDLGLPDMDGQQVLREFREWSTVPVLVLSVRASEVQKVEALDNGANDYVTKPFGIQEFLARVRALLRQAPAGEAQEAALRFGPLTVDLAYRRVLLDGVEVALTRKEYAVLAQLARHPGRVITQQQLLKDIWGPTHTEDSHYLRIVVGHLRQKLADDPTQPRFIVTEAGVGYRLLNTEA, from the coding sequence ATGAGCCAGACTGCGACGATTTTGGTCATTGACGACGAACCGCAGATCCGCAAGTTCTTGCGTATCAGCCTGGCCTCCCAGGGCTACAAAGTGATTGAGGCCGGCACCGGCAACGAAGGCCTGGCCCAGGCCGCCTTGAGTAAACCGGACCTGCTGGTGCTCGACCTCGGCCTGCCGGACATGGACGGCCAGCAGGTGCTGCGTGAGTTTCGTGAGTGGTCCACGGTACCGGTGCTGGTGTTGTCGGTGCGAGCCAGCGAAGTGCAAAAAGTCGAGGCACTGGACAACGGCGCCAATGACTATGTGACCAAGCCGTTTGGCATCCAGGAGTTTCTCGCGCGGGTGCGCGCGTTGCTGCGCCAGGCGCCGGCGGGGGAGGCCCAGGAAGCGGCGTTGCGCTTTGGCCCGTTGACGGTAGACCTGGCCTATCGCCGGGTGCTGCTGGACGGTGTCGAAGTGGCGCTGACCCGCAAGGAATACGCGGTGCTGGCGCAGCTGGCGCGGCATCCCGGGCGGGTGATTACCCAGCAGCAACTGCTCAAGGATATCTGGGGCCCGACCCATACCGAGGACAGCCATTACCTGCGGATTGTGGTGGGGCACCTGCGCCAGAAGCTGGCGGATGATCCGACTCAGCCACGGTTTATCGTGACTGAGGCCGGTGTTGGGTATCGGCTATTGAACACCGAAGCCTGA
- a CDS encoding patatin-like phospholipase family protein, giving the protein MKKRVALVLGSGGARGYAHIGVIEEIEKRGYDIACIAGCSMGAVVGGIYAAGKLDEYRNWIESLDYLDVLRLVDVSFRLGAIRGEKVFGQIRKIVGEINIEDLRIPYTAVATDLTNQQEIWFQEGCLHQAMRASAAIPSLFTPVMQGNRMLVDGGLLNPLPIVPVVSSHCDLIIAVNLNSTNQKHYTLPVIQRPPAFRSRFDNLVRSLGSHLPFRRKQAEQLLMLEQEALLAQAADINPWLESAEPEAQQPAAAPEKAGAPKSATGSFIIDNVGPASLLDLINQSFEVMQTSLAQYKIAGYPPDILINVPKRVCRFFEFYKAPELIALGREIASDTLDRYESEQH; this is encoded by the coding sequence ATGAAGAAACGTGTTGCATTGGTGCTGGGCTCCGGCGGCGCCCGGGGCTACGCCCATATCGGCGTGATCGAGGAAATTGAAAAACGCGGCTACGACATCGCCTGCATCGCGGGCTGCTCCATGGGGGCGGTGGTTGGCGGAATCTATGCCGCGGGCAAGCTGGACGAGTATCGAAACTGGATCGAAAGCCTCGATTACCTGGACGTGCTGCGCCTGGTCGACGTGAGTTTTCGCCTGGGGGCGATCCGTGGCGAAAAGGTCTTTGGGCAGATCCGCAAGATCGTCGGCGAGATCAATATCGAAGACCTGCGCATTCCCTACACCGCCGTGGCGACCGACCTGACCAACCAGCAGGAGATCTGGTTCCAGGAAGGCTGCCTGCACCAGGCCATGCGCGCCTCGGCGGCAATTCCCAGCCTGTTTACCCCGGTGATGCAGGGCAACCGCATGCTGGTGGACGGCGGCCTCTTGAACCCTTTGCCGATCGTGCCGGTGGTGTCGAGCCACTGCGACCTGATCATTGCGGTCAACCTCAACTCCACCAACCAGAAGCACTACACGCTGCCGGTGATCCAGCGTCCGCCGGCGTTCAGGAGCCGCTTCGACAACCTGGTGCGTTCACTGGGTTCGCACTTGCCGTTTCGCCGCAAGCAGGCAGAGCAGCTGTTAATGCTGGAGCAGGAAGCGCTGTTGGCCCAGGCTGCCGATATCAACCCGTGGCTGGAGTCTGCCGAACCCGAAGCGCAGCAACCGGCGGCCGCACCGGAAAAGGCCGGCGCGCCGAAGTCGGCGACCGGTTCGTTCATCATCGATAACGTGGGGCCGGCGTCGCTGCTGGATTTGATCAACCAGAGTTTTGAGGTGATGCAGACGTCGTTGGCGCAGTACAAGATCGCCGGGTACCCGCCGGATATCCTGATCAACGTGCCGAAGCGGGTTTGTCGGTTTTTCGAGTTCTACAAGGCGCCGGAGTTGATCGCACTGGGGCGGGAGATTGCCAGCGATACACTGGACCGGTATGAGAGTGAGCAACACTGA
- a CDS encoding CHAD domain-containing protein, giving the protein MAGLVDQLVAQVIGLEVGLLNCQARLAAVTDDEALHGLRTTVRRLRSLLRPLRGLPGVEQLEQAASAVGQLTTPFRDREVLAAYLHQHGYHEAADRRTRQQAATYRSVAQGPELAQLLLILEAFPRFIRASQRQKLLKGLRARIEKRLAKQWKRLGEALHDPNHDRHRLRLLIKRVRYAAEAYPELDKLPPKAVSRLKAAQGALGDWHDCWQWLAQAGHEPDLQPCVPGWHRTMAKAEGQADRVLDKLSADCFA; this is encoded by the coding sequence ATGGCAGGGTTGGTAGATCAGTTGGTCGCTCAGGTCATTGGCCTGGAAGTAGGGTTGCTGAACTGCCAGGCGCGCCTCGCCGCCGTCACGGACGACGAGGCCCTGCATGGCCTGCGCACCACCGTGCGGCGCTTGCGCAGCCTGTTGCGGCCATTGCGCGGGTTGCCCGGTGTCGAGCAACTCGAACAGGCCGCCAGCGCCGTCGGCCAACTGACTACACCCTTTCGCGACCGTGAAGTGCTGGCCGCGTACCTCCATCAGCACGGCTATCACGAGGCGGCTGACCGGCGTACCCGGCAGCAGGCGGCCACCTACCGCTCGGTCGCACAAGGGCCGGAGCTGGCGCAACTGCTGTTGATCCTCGAGGCATTCCCCCGCTTTATCCGCGCCTCCCAACGGCAGAAGCTGCTCAAGGGTCTGCGCGCGCGCATTGAAAAACGTTTGGCCAAGCAATGGAAACGGCTCGGCGAGGCACTCCACGACCCGAACCATGACCGTCACCGCCTGCGCCTGTTGATCAAGCGCGTGCGTTATGCGGCCGAGGCTTATCCCGAGCTGGACAAGCTGCCCCCCAAAGCCGTGTCCCGTCTCAAGGCCGCTCAAGGTGCCCTCGGCGATTGGCACGACTGCTGGCAATGGCTGGCGCAAGCCGGGCACGAGCCCGATTTGCAGCCGTGCGTGCCCGGCTGGCACCGCACCATGGCCAAGGCCGAAGGGCAGGCGGATCGTGTGCTCGATAAGCTGAGTGCTGACTGCTTCGCTTGA
- a CDS encoding acyl-CoA thioesterase — MRFSDLLDAARNHPLDVSIPAEWAQGRATFGGLVVALQYEALRAQVPADRPLRSLAVTFVGPVAPDVSASYEVEVLREGKAVSQLLGRVVQNGEVMTLVQASFGASRPSQIDVEAEPAPTFKHWDECQELPYIKGVTPEFMRHLAMRWSVGGLPFTGNKSREMGGWVRLRGDVKEEPLTEAHILALVDAWPPSVLPHLTQPAAGSTLTWTIEFVQPLQTLSTLDWCQYLVHIEYARDGYGHAAAQLWSPDGQLIAISRQSVVVFA; from the coding sequence ATGCGCTTTAGTGATTTGCTCGACGCTGCCCGCAACCATCCCCTGGATGTTTCGATCCCTGCCGAATGGGCCCAGGGCCGTGCCACTTTTGGCGGCCTGGTGGTGGCGTTGCAATACGAAGCCCTGCGTGCACAGGTTCCGGCAGATCGCCCGCTGCGTTCGCTGGCGGTTACCTTTGTCGGCCCGGTGGCGCCGGATGTTTCGGCAAGCTACGAAGTCGAAGTGCTGCGCGAAGGCAAGGCTGTCAGCCAACTGCTGGGTCGTGTGGTGCAGAACGGTGAAGTGATGACCCTGGTGCAGGCCAGTTTTGGCGCCTCGCGGCCATCGCAGATCGATGTTGAAGCCGAACCGGCGCCCACCTTCAAACACTGGGATGAGTGCCAGGAGTTGCCTTACATCAAAGGGGTGACACCGGAGTTCATGCGGCACCTGGCGATGCGCTGGAGTGTGGGTGGCCTGCCATTCACCGGCAATAAATCCCGTGAGATGGGCGGCTGGGTGCGCTTGCGTGGCGATGTGAAGGAAGAGCCGCTGACCGAAGCGCATATCCTGGCGCTGGTGGATGCGTGGCCCCCGTCGGTGTTACCGCACCTGACCCAACCAGCCGCGGGCAGCACCCTGACCTGGACCATCGAATTCGTGCAGCCGCTGCAGACCCTCAGCACCCTGGACTGGTGCCAGTACTTGGTCCATATCGAGTATGCCCGCGACGGCTACGGCCATGCCGCTGCGCAGCTGTGGAGCCCCGACGGCCAGTTGATCGCTATCAGCCGTCAGTCGGTGGTGGTGTTCGCCTGA
- a CDS encoding methyl-accepting chemotaxis protein — protein MGAWLSNISLKYKFWAVNAVAFITTLLLVLYAVQLEQQARSHASQASAQAQAHLLGAWPAGQPLPKGEHWLTFAKGKLPQLGDQDLSALDSANGWVDINPMPLFGENPLMGAEVITRADGQHVAVLAYAPSLSQVFEERFANYAVAVMILMLAMLGASQLLIRFLLSQLNTLKDVMLHVEKTGDLAARVPLACEDEVGQMASAFNAMQAGYQRVVNTVARTAKQLDDGAARLASSMNEVQHGMLGQQSETDQAATAINEMTATVYHIAQHAGATRDLSQTADTLAGSGQEVVSRVQRSIAGLSTGVQQTAEMIQKLAEDSQKINGVVGVIHSIAEQTNLLALNAAIEAARAGEMGRGFAVVADEVRNLAKRVQSSTDEITRMVSALQAGTRDAVDFMQESSFKADDCVQQAQEAGIALAEITGAVAQMRESNTQIAVAAEQQSHVAEEMNRAVVSIRDVTENTVQQTVDSATTSNELATLAGELNKAIGQLKL, from the coding sequence ATGGGTGCCTGGCTTAGCAACATCTCACTGAAGTACAAATTCTGGGCCGTCAACGCGGTCGCGTTCATCACCACCCTGTTGCTGGTGTTGTACGCCGTGCAGCTCGAACAGCAGGCCCGCAGCCACGCCTCCCAGGCGTCGGCGCAAGCCCAGGCGCACTTGCTCGGTGCTTGGCCCGCCGGCCAGCCACTGCCCAAGGGCGAGCACTGGCTGACATTTGCCAAGGGCAAACTCCCACAGCTGGGCGACCAGGATCTGTCAGCCCTCGACTCGGCCAACGGCTGGGTGGATATCAACCCCATGCCACTGTTCGGCGAAAACCCGCTGATGGGCGCCGAGGTGATCACCCGCGCCGACGGCCAACACGTCGCCGTGCTGGCCTACGCCCCCAGCCTGAGCCAAGTGTTCGAAGAACGTTTCGCCAACTACGCGGTGGCGGTCATGATTCTGATGCTGGCGATGCTTGGCGCCTCACAGTTGCTGATCCGTTTTCTGCTGAGCCAGCTCAACACCTTGAAAGACGTGATGCTGCACGTCGAAAAAACCGGCGACCTCGCGGCCCGCGTGCCCTTGGCCTGCGAGGACGAGGTCGGGCAGATGGCCAGTGCCTTTAACGCGATGCAGGCGGGTTATCAACGGGTGGTCAACACCGTCGCGCGCACCGCCAAGCAACTGGACGACGGCGCCGCACGCCTGGCCAGCAGCATGAACGAAGTGCAGCACGGCATGCTCGGCCAGCAAAGCGAAACCGACCAGGCCGCCACCGCAATCAACGAGATGACCGCCACCGTCTACCATATCGCCCAGCACGCCGGCGCTACCCGCGACCTGTCCCAGACGGCCGACACCCTCGCCGGCAGCGGCCAGGAAGTGGTCAGCCGGGTACAGCGCTCGATTGCCGGGCTGTCCACCGGCGTGCAGCAGACCGCCGAAATGATCCAGAAACTGGCCGAGGACAGCCAGAAAATCAACGGGGTGGTCGGGGTGATTCACAGCATCGCCGAGCAGACCAACCTGCTGGCCCTGAACGCCGCCATCGAAGCCGCCCGCGCCGGCGAAATGGGCCGGGGCTTTGCCGTGGTCGCCGATGAGGTGCGCAACCTGGCCAAGCGCGTGCAAAGCTCCACCGATGAAATCACGCGCATGGTTTCAGCCCTGCAAGCCGGCACCCGGGACGCGGTGGACTTCATGCAGGAAAGCTCGTTCAAGGCCGACGACTGTGTGCAACAGGCTCAGGAAGCCGGGATTGCCCTCGCCGAAATCACCGGCGCCGTGGCGCAAATGCGCGAGAGCAACACGCAGATTGCCGTCGCCGCCGAACAACAAAGCCATGTGGCCGAGGAAATGAATCGGGCAGTGGTGAGCATTCGAGACGTCACCGAGAACACCGTGCAACAGACTGTGGACTCGGCGACCACCAGCAATGAGCTGGCAACCCTGGCCGGGGAACTGAACAAGGCCATCGGCCAGTTGAAGCTGTAA